Proteins co-encoded in one Pelosinus sp. IPA-1 genomic window:
- a CDS encoding DUF445 domain-containing protein encodes MNYRNMANKILAFVFCLFLLSIWLRYVYRDVLFIEMFYTVMEAAFVGGVADWFAITAIFKKPLGFPWHTELIPRHRDRVILSIGDMIEQDLLSIKSIKQQVDKVCFVKLMIDWIEHSGGRQLLRNLLDKHSKGLIMNIDPRVLAGYLETFIKTRIREMKIIPQFKIVTKWGLEQEKDKYLIIFILNELTNRIQRPDTKKTIYQYMEDIKQAKSKSLLEKTVIWIGEQTNSVNVSDATDVLYQELLNNLQEMKNPEHILHEWIHARLIEIVNRPDNEIPWADEMEHWKETVAERIELTEVAIFLTENFIEKISTSTHAHLLELLYSQAEQHWERFKSDPEMQHWLEIRIKKAIFELVEKEHYLIGTVVEEVLSTFSDEDFNRFIEDKAGDDLQWIRINGCVVGAIVGFIMFIFLHYFYDQNVVPIVQSWLYGR; translated from the coding sequence ATGAATTATAGAAATATGGCGAACAAAATATTGGCATTTGTATTTTGTTTGTTTCTCCTATCAATATGGCTGAGGTATGTATATAGAGATGTATTGTTTATAGAAATGTTTTATACCGTAATGGAAGCGGCTTTCGTAGGAGGCGTTGCTGATTGGTTTGCTATAACAGCAATTTTTAAAAAACCTTTGGGATTTCCATGGCACACAGAGTTAATCCCTCGTCATCGTGACAGAGTGATATTGTCTATTGGGGATATGATAGAACAAGATTTGCTTAGTATTAAGTCTATTAAACAGCAAGTCGATAAGGTCTGTTTTGTGAAGCTTATGATTGATTGGATAGAGCATAGTGGTGGTAGGCAGTTATTGCGAAATTTATTAGATAAGCACAGTAAGGGTCTGATTATGAATATCGATCCTCGCGTTTTGGCAGGATATTTAGAGACTTTTATTAAAACTAGAATCAGAGAAATGAAGATCATCCCTCAGTTTAAAATTGTAACGAAGTGGGGATTAGAGCAAGAGAAAGACAAATATTTGATTATATTCATACTTAATGAATTAACCAATCGAATTCAACGTCCTGATACTAAAAAGACTATTTATCAATATATGGAAGATATAAAACAGGCAAAATCCAAGTCATTGCTAGAAAAAACGGTAATTTGGATTGGAGAGCAGACGAATAGCGTGAATGTTTCTGATGCAACTGATGTGTTGTATCAGGAATTATTGAATAATCTTCAGGAAATGAAAAATCCAGAGCATATACTACATGAGTGGATACATGCAAGGTTAATAGAAATAGTCAATCGGCCAGACAATGAAATTCCTTGGGCAGATGAAATGGAGCATTGGAAAGAAACAGTAGCTGAGCGTATAGAGTTAACTGAGGTGGCAATTTTCCTAACTGAGAATTTTATTGAAAAAATAAGCACATCAACTCATGCTCATTTATTGGAGTTACTATACAGTCAAGCGGAACAGCATTGGGAGCGCTTTAAAAGTGATCCTGAGATGCAACATTGGTTAGAAATTCGTATTAAGAAAGCAATATTTGAACTGGTGGAAAAGGAGCACTATCTCATTGGTACTGTTGTCGAAGAAGTTTTAAGTACTTTTAGTGATGAGGATTTTAATCGATTTATTGAAGATAAAGCTGGTGACGATCTTCAATGGATTCGTATTAATGGCTGTGTTGTAGGCGCAATTGTTGGATTCATCATGTTTATATTTTTGCATTATTTTTATGATCAGAATGTAGTTCCAATAGTGCAGTCGTGGCTTTATGGGAGATAG